One Desmodus rotundus isolate HL8 chromosome 4, HLdesRot8A.1, whole genome shotgun sequence DNA segment encodes these proteins:
- the ACBD5 gene encoding acyl-CoA-binding domain-containing protein 5 isoform X3, with amino-acid sequence MVFLSFHAGSWESWCCCFLIPVYRPWDRDWRWQLEMADKRSVHETRFEAAVKVIQSLPKNGSFQPTNEMMLKFYSFYKQATEGPCKLSRPAFWDPIGRYKWDAWSSLGDMTKEEAMIAYVEEMKKILETMPMTEKVEELLHVIGPFYEIVEDKKSGRSSDLTSVRLEKISKYLEDLGNVLTSPPNAKTVNGKAESSDSGAESEEEEAQEEVKGAEQSDNDEKMKKSTEHKNLEVIVSKSCDKDSFVQDVQNAIHARSSLSGTSTEEVKPVDQNLEQTGKPAVCIHQDINDDHVEDVSGIQHLTSDSDSEVYCDSMEQLGQEESLDSFTSNSGPFQCYLSGDPNKPLENPGFPEDIKISPGNGNIGEMQMVAVEGKGEVKHGGEDGRSNSGAPHREKRGAENEELSNVRRGRGHRMQQLSEGTKGRQVGSGGDGERWGSDRGTRGSLNEQIALVLMRLQEDMQNVLQRLHKLETLTASQKTELKKMAFYSRRPRGLDDLGMKWIVELTGKS; translated from the exons ATGGTCTTCCTGTCG TTTCATGCAGGCTCTTGGGAAAGCTGGTGTTGCTGCTTCCTGATTCCAGTCTACAGACcttgggaccgagactggcgctGGCAGCTGGAGATGGCGGACAAGAGATCCGTGCATGAAACCAGGTTTGAGGCGGCGGTGAAGGTGATCCAGAGTTTGCCAAAAAATG GTTCATTCCAGCCAAcaaatgaaatgatgctcaagTTCTACAGCTTCTACAAGCAGGCAACTGAAGGACCCTGTAAACTATCAAGACCTGCATTCTGGGATCCTATTGGAAGATATAAATG GGATGCTTGGAGTTCATTGGGTGATATGACCAAAGAGGAAGCCATGATTGCATatgttgaagaaatgaaaaag ATTCTTGAAACTATGCCAATGACTGAAAAAGTTGAAGAATTGCTACATGTCATAGGACCATTTTATGAAATTGTAGAGGACAAAAAGAGTGGCAGAAGTTCTGATTTAACTTCAG TCCGACTGGAGAAAATCTCTAAATACTTAGAAG ATCTTGGTAATGTTTTGACTTCTCCTCCAAATGCCAAAACTGTTAATGGTAAAGCTGAAAGCAGTGATAGTGGAGCTGAGTCTGAGGAAGAAGAGGCCCAAGAAGAAGTGAAAGGAGCAGAACAAAGTGATAATG atgagaaaatgaagaaatccaCAGAGCATAAGAATTTGGAGGTCATTGTCAGCAAGAGCTGTGATAAAGACAGCTTTGTTCAAGATGTGCAGAATGCTATCCATGCCAGGTCTTCCCTGAGTGGCACAAGCACTGAGGAAGTCAAACCTGTAGATCAAAACTTGGAGCAAACTGGAAAACCTGCTGTCTGCATTCACCAAG ataTAAATGATGATCATGTTGAAGATGTTTCAGGAATTCAGCACTTGACAAGTGATTCAGATAGTGAAGTTTACTGTGATTCTATGGAGCAACTTGGACAAGAAGAg tCTTTAGATAGCTTTACATCTAACAGTGGACCATTTCAATGTTACTTGAGTGGCGATCCCAATAAGCCCTTGGAAAATCCTGGTTTTCCTGAAGACATTAAAATTTCTCCTGGAAATGGCAACATCGGGGAGATGCAGATGGTAGCGGTcgaaggaaaaggggaagtaaAACATGGAGGAGAAGATGGCAGAAGTAACAGTGGAGCACCACACCGTGAGAAACGGGGTGCGGAAAATGAGGAATTATCTAATGTCAGAAGAGGGAGAG GACATAGAATGCAACAGTTGAGCGAAGGAACCAAGGGTCGGCAAGTGGGAAGTGGAGGTGACGGGGAGCGCTGGGGTTCAGACAGAGGGACAAGAGGCAGCCTCAATGAGCAGATTGCTCTGGTGCTCATGAGACTGCAGGAGGACATGCAGAATGTCCTTCAGAGACTTCATAAACTGGAAACACTGACGGCTTCTCAG aaaactgaactGAAGAAAATGGCATTTTACTCCAGAAGACCACGGGGCCTGGATGACCTCGGAATGAAATGGATTGTGGAGCTCACAGGAAAATCCTAG
- the ACBD5 gene encoding acyl-CoA-binding domain-containing protein 5 isoform X1 yields the protein MVFLSFHAGSWESWCCCFLIPVYRPWDRDWRWQLEMADKRSVHETRFEAAVKVIQSLPKNGSFQPTNEMMLKFYSFYKQATEGPCKLSRPAFWDPIGRYKWDAWSSLGDMTKEEAMIAYVEEMKKILETMPMTEKVEELLHVIGPFYEIVEDKKSGRSSDLTSVRLEKISKYLEDLGNVLTSPPNAKTVNGKAESSDSGAESEEEEAQEEVKGAEQSDNDEKMKKSTEHKNLEVIVSKSCDKDSFVQDVQNAIHARSSLSGTSTEEVKPVDQNLEQTGKPAVCIHQDINDDHVEDVSGIQHLTSDSDSEVYCDSMEQLGQEESLDSFTSNSGPFQCYLSGDPNKPLENPGFPEDIKISPGNGNIGEMQMVAVEGKGEVKHGGEDGRSNSGAPHREKRGAENEELSNVRRGRGHRMQQLSEGTKGRQVGSGGDGERWGSDRGTRGSLNEQIALVLMRLQEDMQNVLQRLHKLETLTASQAKSSTLQTSNQPPSQKSSWWPFEMSPGALTFAIIWPFIAQWLVYLYYQRRRRKLN from the exons ATGGTCTTCCTGTCG TTTCATGCAGGCTCTTGGGAAAGCTGGTGTTGCTGCTTCCTGATTCCAGTCTACAGACcttgggaccgagactggcgctGGCAGCTGGAGATGGCGGACAAGAGATCCGTGCATGAAACCAGGTTTGAGGCGGCGGTGAAGGTGATCCAGAGTTTGCCAAAAAATG GTTCATTCCAGCCAAcaaatgaaatgatgctcaagTTCTACAGCTTCTACAAGCAGGCAACTGAAGGACCCTGTAAACTATCAAGACCTGCATTCTGGGATCCTATTGGAAGATATAAATG GGATGCTTGGAGTTCATTGGGTGATATGACCAAAGAGGAAGCCATGATTGCATatgttgaagaaatgaaaaag ATTCTTGAAACTATGCCAATGACTGAAAAAGTTGAAGAATTGCTACATGTCATAGGACCATTTTATGAAATTGTAGAGGACAAAAAGAGTGGCAGAAGTTCTGATTTAACTTCAG TCCGACTGGAGAAAATCTCTAAATACTTAGAAG ATCTTGGTAATGTTTTGACTTCTCCTCCAAATGCCAAAACTGTTAATGGTAAAGCTGAAAGCAGTGATAGTGGAGCTGAGTCTGAGGAAGAAGAGGCCCAAGAAGAAGTGAAAGGAGCAGAACAAAGTGATAATG atgagaaaatgaagaaatccaCAGAGCATAAGAATTTGGAGGTCATTGTCAGCAAGAGCTGTGATAAAGACAGCTTTGTTCAAGATGTGCAGAATGCTATCCATGCCAGGTCTTCCCTGAGTGGCACAAGCACTGAGGAAGTCAAACCTGTAGATCAAAACTTGGAGCAAACTGGAAAACCTGCTGTCTGCATTCACCAAG ataTAAATGATGATCATGTTGAAGATGTTTCAGGAATTCAGCACTTGACAAGTGATTCAGATAGTGAAGTTTACTGTGATTCTATGGAGCAACTTGGACAAGAAGAg tCTTTAGATAGCTTTACATCTAACAGTGGACCATTTCAATGTTACTTGAGTGGCGATCCCAATAAGCCCTTGGAAAATCCTGGTTTTCCTGAAGACATTAAAATTTCTCCTGGAAATGGCAACATCGGGGAGATGCAGATGGTAGCGGTcgaaggaaaaggggaagtaaAACATGGAGGAGAAGATGGCAGAAGTAACAGTGGAGCACCACACCGTGAGAAACGGGGTGCGGAAAATGAGGAATTATCTAATGTCAGAAGAGGGAGAG GACATAGAATGCAACAGTTGAGCGAAGGAACCAAGGGTCGGCAAGTGGGAAGTGGAGGTGACGGGGAGCGCTGGGGTTCAGACAGAGGGACAAGAGGCAGCCTCAATGAGCAGATTGCTCTGGTGCTCATGAGACTGCAGGAGGACATGCAGAATGTCCTTCAGAGACTTCATAAACTGGAAACACTGACGGCTTCTCAG GCAAAATCATCAACATTACAGACTAGTAATCAGCCTCCCTCACAG aaatcaTCTTGGTGGCCCTTTGAGATGTCTCCTGGTGCATTAACCTTTGCTATCATATGGCCTTTTATTGCCCAGTGGTTGGTGTATTTATATTATCAAAGAAGGAGAAG aaaactgaactGA
- the ACBD5 gene encoding acyl-CoA-binding domain-containing protein 5 isoform X2 — protein MVFLSFHAGSWESWCCCFLIPVYRPWDRDWRWQLEMADKRSVHETRFEAAVKVIQSLPKNGSFQPTNEMMLKFYSFYKQATEGPCKLSRPAFWDPIGRYKWDAWSSLGDMTKEEAMIAYVEEMKKILETMPMTEKVEELLHVIGPFYEIVEDKKSGRSSDLTSDLGNVLTSPPNAKTVNGKAESSDSGAESEEEEAQEEVKGAEQSDNDEKMKKSTEHKNLEVIVSKSCDKDSFVQDVQNAIHARSSLSGTSTEEVKPVDQNLEQTGKPAVCIHQDINDDHVEDVSGIQHLTSDSDSEVYCDSMEQLGQEESLDSFTSNSGPFQCYLSGDPNKPLENPGFPEDIKISPGNGNIGEMQMVAVEGKGEVKHGGEDGRSNSGAPHREKRGAENEELSNVRRGRGHRMQQLSEGTKGRQVGSGGDGERWGSDRGTRGSLNEQIALVLMRLQEDMQNVLQRLHKLETLTASQAKSSTLQTSNQPPSQKSSWWPFEMSPGALTFAIIWPFIAQWLVYLYYQRRRRKLN, from the exons ATGGTCTTCCTGTCG TTTCATGCAGGCTCTTGGGAAAGCTGGTGTTGCTGCTTCCTGATTCCAGTCTACAGACcttgggaccgagactggcgctGGCAGCTGGAGATGGCGGACAAGAGATCCGTGCATGAAACCAGGTTTGAGGCGGCGGTGAAGGTGATCCAGAGTTTGCCAAAAAATG GTTCATTCCAGCCAAcaaatgaaatgatgctcaagTTCTACAGCTTCTACAAGCAGGCAACTGAAGGACCCTGTAAACTATCAAGACCTGCATTCTGGGATCCTATTGGAAGATATAAATG GGATGCTTGGAGTTCATTGGGTGATATGACCAAAGAGGAAGCCATGATTGCATatgttgaagaaatgaaaaag ATTCTTGAAACTATGCCAATGACTGAAAAAGTTGAAGAATTGCTACATGTCATAGGACCATTTTATGAAATTGTAGAGGACAAAAAGAGTGGCAGAAGTTCTGATTTAACTTCAG ATCTTGGTAATGTTTTGACTTCTCCTCCAAATGCCAAAACTGTTAATGGTAAAGCTGAAAGCAGTGATAGTGGAGCTGAGTCTGAGGAAGAAGAGGCCCAAGAAGAAGTGAAAGGAGCAGAACAAAGTGATAATG atgagaaaatgaagaaatccaCAGAGCATAAGAATTTGGAGGTCATTGTCAGCAAGAGCTGTGATAAAGACAGCTTTGTTCAAGATGTGCAGAATGCTATCCATGCCAGGTCTTCCCTGAGTGGCACAAGCACTGAGGAAGTCAAACCTGTAGATCAAAACTTGGAGCAAACTGGAAAACCTGCTGTCTGCATTCACCAAG ataTAAATGATGATCATGTTGAAGATGTTTCAGGAATTCAGCACTTGACAAGTGATTCAGATAGTGAAGTTTACTGTGATTCTATGGAGCAACTTGGACAAGAAGAg tCTTTAGATAGCTTTACATCTAACAGTGGACCATTTCAATGTTACTTGAGTGGCGATCCCAATAAGCCCTTGGAAAATCCTGGTTTTCCTGAAGACATTAAAATTTCTCCTGGAAATGGCAACATCGGGGAGATGCAGATGGTAGCGGTcgaaggaaaaggggaagtaaAACATGGAGGAGAAGATGGCAGAAGTAACAGTGGAGCACCACACCGTGAGAAACGGGGTGCGGAAAATGAGGAATTATCTAATGTCAGAAGAGGGAGAG GACATAGAATGCAACAGTTGAGCGAAGGAACCAAGGGTCGGCAAGTGGGAAGTGGAGGTGACGGGGAGCGCTGGGGTTCAGACAGAGGGACAAGAGGCAGCCTCAATGAGCAGATTGCTCTGGTGCTCATGAGACTGCAGGAGGACATGCAGAATGTCCTTCAGAGACTTCATAAACTGGAAACACTGACGGCTTCTCAG GCAAAATCATCAACATTACAGACTAGTAATCAGCCTCCCTCACAG aaatcaTCTTGGTGGCCCTTTGAGATGTCTCCTGGTGCATTAACCTTTGCTATCATATGGCCTTTTATTGCCCAGTGGTTGGTGTATTTATATTATCAAAGAAGGAGAAG aaaactgaactGA
- the ACBD5 gene encoding acyl-CoA-binding domain-containing protein 5 isoform X4 has translation MADKRSVHETRFEAAVKVIQSLPKNGSFQPTNEMMLKFYSFYKQATEGPCKLSRPAFWDPIGRYKWDAWSSLGDMTKEEAMIAYVEEMKKILETMPMTEKVEELLHVIGPFYEIVEDKKSGRSSDLTSVRLEKISKYLEDLGNVLTSPPNAKTVNGKAESSDSGAESEEEEAQEEVKGAEQSDNDEKMKKSTEHKNLEVIVSKSCDKDSFVQDVQNAIHARSSLSGTSTEEVKPVDQNLEQTGKPAVCIHQDINDDHVEDVSGIQHLTSDSDSEVYCDSMEQLGQEESLDSFTSNSGPFQCYLSGDPNKPLENPGFPEDIKISPGNGNIGEMQMVAVEGKGEVKHGGEDGRSNSGAPHREKRGAENEELSNVRRGRGHRMQQLSEGTKGRQVGSGGDGERWGSDRGTRGSLNEQIALVLMRLQEDMQNVLQRLHKLETLTASQAKSSTLQTSNQPPSQKSSWWPFEMSPGALTFAIIWPFIAQWLVYLYYQRRRRKLN, from the exons ATGGCGGACAAGAGATCCGTGCATGAAACCAGGTTTGAGGCGGCGGTGAAGGTGATCCAGAGTTTGCCAAAAAATG GTTCATTCCAGCCAAcaaatgaaatgatgctcaagTTCTACAGCTTCTACAAGCAGGCAACTGAAGGACCCTGTAAACTATCAAGACCTGCATTCTGGGATCCTATTGGAAGATATAAATG GGATGCTTGGAGTTCATTGGGTGATATGACCAAAGAGGAAGCCATGATTGCATatgttgaagaaatgaaaaag ATTCTTGAAACTATGCCAATGACTGAAAAAGTTGAAGAATTGCTACATGTCATAGGACCATTTTATGAAATTGTAGAGGACAAAAAGAGTGGCAGAAGTTCTGATTTAACTTCAG TCCGACTGGAGAAAATCTCTAAATACTTAGAAG ATCTTGGTAATGTTTTGACTTCTCCTCCAAATGCCAAAACTGTTAATGGTAAAGCTGAAAGCAGTGATAGTGGAGCTGAGTCTGAGGAAGAAGAGGCCCAAGAAGAAGTGAAAGGAGCAGAACAAAGTGATAATG atgagaaaatgaagaaatccaCAGAGCATAAGAATTTGGAGGTCATTGTCAGCAAGAGCTGTGATAAAGACAGCTTTGTTCAAGATGTGCAGAATGCTATCCATGCCAGGTCTTCCCTGAGTGGCACAAGCACTGAGGAAGTCAAACCTGTAGATCAAAACTTGGAGCAAACTGGAAAACCTGCTGTCTGCATTCACCAAG ataTAAATGATGATCATGTTGAAGATGTTTCAGGAATTCAGCACTTGACAAGTGATTCAGATAGTGAAGTTTACTGTGATTCTATGGAGCAACTTGGACAAGAAGAg tCTTTAGATAGCTTTACATCTAACAGTGGACCATTTCAATGTTACTTGAGTGGCGATCCCAATAAGCCCTTGGAAAATCCTGGTTTTCCTGAAGACATTAAAATTTCTCCTGGAAATGGCAACATCGGGGAGATGCAGATGGTAGCGGTcgaaggaaaaggggaagtaaAACATGGAGGAGAAGATGGCAGAAGTAACAGTGGAGCACCACACCGTGAGAAACGGGGTGCGGAAAATGAGGAATTATCTAATGTCAGAAGAGGGAGAG GACATAGAATGCAACAGTTGAGCGAAGGAACCAAGGGTCGGCAAGTGGGAAGTGGAGGTGACGGGGAGCGCTGGGGTTCAGACAGAGGGACAAGAGGCAGCCTCAATGAGCAGATTGCTCTGGTGCTCATGAGACTGCAGGAGGACATGCAGAATGTCCTTCAGAGACTTCATAAACTGGAAACACTGACGGCTTCTCAG GCAAAATCATCAACATTACAGACTAGTAATCAGCCTCCCTCACAG aaatcaTCTTGGTGGCCCTTTGAGATGTCTCCTGGTGCATTAACCTTTGCTATCATATGGCCTTTTATTGCCCAGTGGTTGGTGTATTTATATTATCAAAGAAGGAGAAG aaaactgaactGA